A region from the Natronomonas salsuginis genome encodes:
- a CDS encoding GNAT family N-acetyltransferase, translating to MDPVLLGWPSDGPTLRLDYRRFSYAGKFVMSNTGKAIIRDPERSGTANSEFDDHVLAAVAFNADRTDSTTLWLRFVTVRDDRRGEGLGARLCRFAVDRADDRGYDRVRIAVNNPFAYEALYRAGFSFTDETTGIAELVLERPADRVPATRSTETYQEGLDEYRSRDLSTAEQEFLDAKRGRGPPQPNY from the coding sequence ATGGATCCCGTCCTCCTCGGGTGGCCGTCCGACGGGCCGACGCTCCGACTCGACTATCGACGGTTCAGCTACGCGGGGAAGTTCGTCATGTCGAACACCGGAAAGGCGATCATCCGCGACCCTGAGCGATCGGGGACAGCGAATAGTGAGTTCGACGACCACGTGCTGGCAGCCGTCGCGTTCAACGCCGACCGAACCGATTCGACGACGCTGTGGCTCCGCTTCGTCACCGTCAGGGATGATCGACGGGGTGAGGGGCTCGGCGCGAGGCTCTGCCGGTTCGCCGTCGACCGAGCGGACGATCGGGGGTACGACCGGGTGCGAATCGCGGTGAACAATCCGTTCGCCTACGAGGCGCTTTACCGGGCCGGATTTTCCTTTACCGACGAAACGACCGGTATCGCCGAACTCGTGCTGGAACGCCCGGCCGACCGAGTCCCGGCGACCCGCTCGACGGAGACGTATCAGGAGGGCCTCGACGAGTATCGATCGCGTGACCTCTCGACGGCCGAGCAGGAATTTCTCGACGCGAAGCGTGGACGAGGGCCGCCACAGCCGAATTACTGA
- a CDS encoding ornithine cyclodeaminase family protein, translating to MTDVLFLQSDELSGLATPAEYVSAVRSGYESYGNDGSAEPRTKLASEEPPGMCTGYLAMLPELGAMGGYTYAAGFGDEDAHFALPLFDADTGRMLALLDGASMNPFKTGATGALAVDVLARNDATTCAVIGSGAQARGQLRATATVRDFEAVRVFSPTATSRTAFAEEFDDRLAADVTPESSAAAAVEDADVVITATTATDPVVRNADLPDGVHVTAMGQYDRGKRELDAETIARATYVPDLRARAFQDAGSFLAARDAGLVDDDHVHAELGEIVAGHRPGRTAADEVTVFDSGGTGIETVAAAWMLYERAKERGMGESIEFAPASEALTGE from the coding sequence ATGACCGACGTTTTGTTCCTCCAGAGCGACGAGCTTTCTGGCCTCGCGACGCCCGCGGAGTACGTCTCGGCAGTCAGGTCGGGGTACGAGAGCTACGGAAACGACGGGAGCGCCGAGCCTCGAACGAAACTCGCGTCCGAGGAGCCGCCGGGGATGTGTACCGGCTATCTCGCGATGCTCCCCGAACTCGGCGCGATGGGCGGATACACCTACGCCGCCGGCTTCGGCGACGAGGACGCCCACTTCGCGCTGCCGCTCTTCGACGCCGACACCGGGCGCATGCTCGCGCTGTTGGATGGCGCGTCGATGAACCCGTTCAAGACCGGCGCGACGGGCGCGCTCGCGGTCGACGTGTTGGCGCGCAACGACGCGACGACGTGTGCGGTCATCGGGTCCGGTGCGCAGGCGCGCGGCCAGCTCCGGGCGACCGCAACGGTCCGAGACTTCGAGGCGGTGCGCGTCTTTTCCCCGACAGCCACCAGTAGAACGGCGTTCGCCGAGGAGTTCGACGACCGGCTCGCCGCCGACGTGACGCCCGAATCGAGCGCCGCCGCGGCCGTCGAGGACGCCGACGTCGTCATCACGGCGACGACCGCGACCGACCCGGTCGTTCGAAACGCCGATCTCCCCGACGGCGTCCACGTCACCGCGATGGGCCAGTACGACCGCGGAAAGCGGGAACTCGACGCGGAGACGATCGCCCGCGCCACGTACGTCCCCGATCTCCGTGCCCGGGCGTTTCAGGATGCCGGGTCCTTTCTTGCGGCCCGCGACGCCGGGCTCGTCGACGACGACCACGTCCACGCCGAACTCGGAGAGATCGTCGCCGGACACAGGCCCGGACGGACCGCGGCCGACGAGGTCACGGTCTTCGACAGCGGCGGAACCGGCATCGAGACCGTTGCCGCCGCGTGGATGCTCTACGAGCGGGCGAAAGAACGGGGGATGGGCGAATCGATCGAGTTCGCGCCCGCCAGTGAAGCGCTGACCGGCGAGTGA
- a CDS encoding DUF7288 family protein, with protein MRGQAHTLEAFTAAVLIIGGLLFATQATAVTPLSASTSNQHIENQQQASIEGLLSATAANGTLSEAVLYWDAQNETFAGTPDRGTYAEGPPNAFGEALNDLLLDRRIAFNVNVRYPAPNAEDETDVEEMVRMGEPSANAVAATRSVGLYDGSNLSAPDDDRSLEAVQSDPDAEFYAPETDTTSRLYTVVEVEVVAWRK; from the coding sequence ATGCGCGGACAGGCGCATACGCTCGAGGCGTTCACCGCCGCGGTGTTGATCATCGGCGGACTGCTCTTCGCCACGCAGGCGACGGCCGTGACGCCGCTCTCGGCGAGCACGTCCAATCAGCACATCGAGAACCAACAGCAGGCGTCCATCGAAGGATTGCTTTCCGCGACGGCGGCCAACGGGACCCTCTCGGAGGCGGTGTTGTATTGGGACGCCCAAAACGAGACGTTCGCCGGGACGCCAGATCGCGGCACCTACGCAGAGGGGCCGCCGAACGCGTTCGGTGAGGCGCTGAACGATCTGCTCTTGGATCGCCGGATCGCGTTCAACGTCAACGTTCGATATCCGGCGCCGAACGCCGAAGATGAAACCGATGTCGAGGAGATGGTTCGGATGGGCGAACCGAGCGCGAACGCGGTGGCTGCGACCCGATCGGTCGGCCTCTACGACGGCTCGAACCTGTCGGCACCGGACGACGATCGGTCGCTCGAAGCCGTCCAGTCCGACCCCGACGCCGAGTTCTACGCCCCCGAAACGGACACTACGAGCCGGCTATACACCGTCGTGGAAGTGGAGGTGGTCGCGTGGCGAAAGTGA
- a CDS encoding class I SAM-dependent methyltransferase produces MRWDVRAFDLFAPLYDLVMPSANEDAVRKGLFVADRELSRVLEIGGGSGRVASTVGATVVDPAAGMLRRARRRELETVRASATDLPHPDDSVDAILVVDAFHHFPKQWRCLEEMARVLAPGGILVVREFDRDTRLGRGLVAAEKLVGFDSTFYTTTELEAAIEAVGLDVRPIDYGFEMTIAGVKPVTGA; encoded by the coding sequence ATGCGCTGGGACGTGCGAGCGTTCGATCTGTTCGCGCCGCTGTACGATCTGGTCATGCCGTCGGCCAACGAAGACGCCGTTAGAAAGGGCTTGTTCGTCGCCGACAGGGAGCTCTCGCGGGTCCTCGAAATCGGCGGCGGATCGGGTCGAGTCGCGAGCACGGTCGGCGCGACCGTCGTCGATCCCGCTGCGGGGATGTTGCGCCGCGCGCGCCGCCGGGAACTCGAAACGGTGCGAGCGAGCGCGACCGATCTCCCTCACCCGGACGATTCCGTGGACGCGATCCTCGTCGTCGACGCCTTCCATCACTTCCCCAAACAGTGGCGGTGTCTCGAAGAGATGGCCCGCGTGCTCGCTCCGGGCGGCATCCTCGTGGTTCGGGAGTTCGACCGCGACACGCGACTCGGCCGAGGGCTGGTCGCCGCGGAGAAGCTCGTCGGGTTCGATTCGACGTTTTACACGACCACGGAACTGGAAGCTGCGATCGAAGCGGTCGGCCTCGACGTCAGGCCGATCGACTACGGATTCGAGATGACGATCGCCGGGGTCAAACCGGTTACCGGAGCTTGA
- a CDS encoding DUF7289 family protein produces the protein MSARPGGLEIDHRGVSDVVSYVLVFSLITASVGVVTVVGFGAIDDRQAAERVNNVERAFDVFAANMENVYRDGAPSRATEMRLAGGSLGLGDPVVITIEASNGDNVTVSSNPLVYRDGDTEIVYSSGALLRSEGDSSVMLRDPPFRTDTTTASFPIVDTYVSSGATTVSSDGPIRVSSAARGVNTTVPSSFGSSGAYNVTVESSRSDAWERYFDAQPNTNVRVHDSDRVVAEVTTAGIVAPRFPVRLRFSQ, from the coding sequence GTGAGCGCGCGTCCCGGCGGCCTCGAAATCGATCACCGCGGCGTCAGCGACGTCGTCAGCTACGTCCTCGTCTTCTCGCTCATCACCGCCTCGGTCGGCGTCGTCACGGTCGTCGGCTTCGGGGCGATCGACGACCGACAGGCCGCAGAGCGGGTCAACAACGTCGAACGGGCCTTCGACGTGTTCGCCGCCAACATGGAGAACGTCTACCGGGACGGCGCACCGAGCCGGGCGACGGAGATGCGGTTGGCCGGCGGCTCGCTCGGCCTCGGCGATCCGGTCGTCATCACGATCGAGGCCTCGAACGGCGACAACGTCACCGTCTCGTCGAATCCGCTCGTCTACCGCGACGGCGACACCGAAATCGTCTACAGTTCTGGAGCGTTGCTCCGATCGGAGGGGGATTCGTCGGTGATGCTTCGGGATCCGCCGTTCCGGACGGACACAACCACAGCCTCGTTTCCGATCGTCGATACGTACGTGTCCTCGGGAGCGACGACCGTCTCTTCGGACGGGCCCATCCGCGTCTCGAGTGCGGCCCGAGGTGTCAACACGACCGTCCCCTCGTCGTTCGGAAGTTCGGGAGCGTACAACGTTACGGTCGAATCCTCGCGTAGCGATGCCTGGGAACGGTACTTCGATGCTCAGCCGAACACGAACGTCCGCGTCCACGACTCCGACCGCGTCGTCGCCGAGGTCACCACGGCCGGGATCGTCGCGCCGCGATTTCCGGTTCGACTGCGTTTCTCGCAGTGA
- a CDS encoding DUF3054 domain-containing protein, translating into MADQSFFEQRLDASTWPIAAGDLVALMAFLLVGTLQHSSVEQLSADPAIYLLAAGPFIVGWLLCAPLVGAYSPGGGSAPNSSIPLAIRSWLPAAIVGLLIRQFALPDRGVEVVFAVIMLVGGALALSIWRLLYFKLR; encoded by the coding sequence ATGGCAGATCAGTCGTTTTTCGAACAGCGTCTCGACGCGAGTACCTGGCCGATTGCGGCCGGGGATCTCGTCGCCCTGATGGCCTTCCTGCTCGTCGGGACGCTCCAGCATTCGAGCGTCGAGCAGTTGAGCGCCGACCCGGCGATCTATCTCCTCGCGGCCGGACCGTTCATCGTCGGGTGGCTGCTCTGTGCGCCGCTGGTCGGGGCGTACTCGCCCGGCGGCGGCTCCGCGCCGAACTCCTCGATCCCGCTCGCGATACGGTCGTGGCTCCCCGCGGCGATCGTCGGCCTCTTGATCCGGCAGTTCGCGCTCCCCGACCGCGGCGTCGAAGTGGTGTTCGCCGTCATCATGCTCGTCGGCGGGGCGCTCGCCCTGTCTATCTGGCGGCTCCTGTACTTCAAGCTCCGGTAA
- a CDS encoding DUF7289 family protein: protein MNDRAVSSTIGVVLLLGMTIAAVSALMVVGGTVIDETRADAERSQMENAMSSFSSKASLVGLGESGNQRFSLGRVSEGDVEVRPDGGRVTLYLQKDGGSREELNSTALGAVVYRDGDTEIAYQGGGVWQRRGESNWMLSPPEYHYRLETLTFPIMTVDGDGGSSGSVRGTVRSTHESSDWYPIQGSETRSNPLENGTILVEVESRYCAGWEAFFTERSEGSITESCGADDTLVVDLTVPFTISGEDAVIAKTINPTGGGGPGGGKKIPDGWTEGTIAPSISPEVEAELESCATDGCADVSASELSSGAYDASGTTALYGKTFNTTDGDITVVTDGDVELNDITITGSGNVTLYVRGELTVDSMVNDGGSATQLVTLVHSDGSVRFDGDSDYTGIIYAPKSDMRFNGAPAISYTGALVAEDMDIKGSINKFDFQPDPELEEYQIGGGDRPLTYLHVTENTVEIEFD, encoded by the coding sequence ATGAACGATCGCGCCGTCTCTAGTACCATCGGTGTCGTTCTCCTCTTGGGGATGACGATCGCCGCCGTGAGCGCGCTGATGGTGGTCGGTGGAACGGTGATCGACGAGACGCGCGCCGACGCCGAGCGATCGCAGATGGAGAACGCCATGTCGAGTTTCAGTTCAAAGGCGAGCCTCGTCGGGCTGGGCGAGTCCGGTAACCAGCGGTTCTCGCTGGGGCGAGTCTCCGAAGGCGACGTGGAGGTGCGACCGGACGGGGGGCGCGTGACGCTGTACCTCCAGAAGGACGGTGGATCTAGGGAGGAACTCAATAGTACCGCGCTCGGAGCGGTCGTCTACCGCGACGGCGACACGGAAATCGCGTATCAGGGCGGCGGCGTCTGGCAACGGCGTGGCGAATCGAATTGGATGCTCTCGCCGCCGGAGTACCACTACCGACTGGAGACACTCACGTTTCCGATCATGACCGTCGACGGAGATGGCGGGTCGAGCGGCAGCGTGCGCGGTACGGTGCGTTCGACCCATGAGTCCAGCGATTGGTATCCCATACAAGGTAGCGAAACTCGGTCGAATCCGCTGGAGAACGGGACGATTCTCGTCGAGGTCGAGAGCCGCTACTGTGCGGGCTGGGAGGCGTTTTTCACCGAGCGATCCGAGGGCTCGATCACCGAATCGTGTGGAGCGGACGACACGCTCGTGGTCGATCTAACCGTGCCGTTCACCATCAGTGGTGAGGATGCAGTGATAGCCAAGACGATCAATCCAACGGGAGGTGGTGGACCGGGAGGAGGCAAAAAGATCCCCGATGGATGGACCGAAGGCACGATCGCACCCTCGATCAGTCCCGAAGTCGAAGCCGAGCTCGAATCGTGCGCCACAGACGGATGTGCCGACGTATCGGCGTCCGAACTCAGCTCAGGCGCGTACGACGCCTCCGGGACGACCGCGCTCTATGGAAAGACGTTCAACACGACCGACGGTGACATCACGGTGGTCACCGACGGGGACGTCGAGCTCAACGACATCACGATCACAGGGAGCGGCAACGTCACGCTGTACGTCCGAGGGGAACTCACGGTCGATTCGATGGTGAACGACGGGGGGAGCGCGACACAACTCGTTACGCTCGTTCACTCCGACGGATCTGTCAGATTCGACGGGGATTCCGATTACACCGGCATCATCTACGCGCCGAAGTCGGACATGCGGTTCAACGGTGCGCCGGCCATCTCGTACACGGGGGCGCTCGTCGCCGAAGATATGGACATCAAGGGGAGCATCAACAAGTTCGATTTCCAACCAGACCCGGAACTCGAAGAATACCAGATCGGCGGCGGCGACCGTCCGCTCACCTACCTCCACGTTACCGAGAATACCGTCGAGATCGAGTTCGACTGA
- a CDS encoding DUF7266 family protein: MYDDERAVSITVGYVLNLSVAALLISGLLVAGGGLIEGQTQQVTRDELAVTGQMLAEELSNADRLARAGKSTPSTLSIRVDLPPRTASGGYAIEIEHTGPEGTIELRTTSPAVSVKIPFRSETGVNEVTVDGGPVRIEYAGGSMEVTST; this comes from the coding sequence ATGTATGACGACGAGCGGGCCGTCTCGATAACCGTCGGCTACGTGTTGAACCTCTCCGTGGCCGCGCTGTTGATCTCCGGGCTGCTCGTCGCCGGTGGCGGGCTCATCGAGGGACAAACCCAGCAGGTGACTCGGGACGAACTGGCGGTGACGGGCCAAATGCTCGCCGAGGAGCTCTCCAACGCGGATCGCCTCGCCCGTGCGGGCAAATCGACGCCGTCGACGCTTTCGATTCGCGTCGATCTCCCACCGCGAACGGCGTCGGGGGGCTACGCCATCGAGATCGAACACACCGGTCCCGAGGGAACGATCGAGCTTCGGACCACGAGCCCGGCGGTCTCGGTGAAGATCCCGTTTCGAAGCGAGACGGGCGTCAACGAGGTGACTGTCGACGGCGGGCCCGTCCGGATCGAGTACGCGGGCGGATCAATGGAGGTGACCTCGACGTGA
- a CDS encoding DUF7385 family protein — MELDTDELLASLTPREENPAIKTYQNTVSVACPACEKPFDDLVVCKQNPTSLNLSKQLDLCVGVEDEQAFIFTHKP, encoded by the coding sequence ATGGAGCTCGACACTGACGAACTGTTGGCGTCGTTGACGCCGCGCGAGGAGAACCCGGCGATCAAGACCTACCAGAACACGGTTTCGGTCGCCTGCCCGGCGTGTGAGAAACCGTTCGACGATCTCGTCGTCTGCAAACAGAACCCGACGAGTCTGAATCTCTCGAAACAGCTCGATCTCTGCGTCGGCGTGGAAGACGAGCAGGCGTTCATCTTCACGCACAAACCCTGA
- a CDS encoding MFS transporter has translation MEENRSVDYAEHAKEILGVSRWWQIVAAGAMMAAVSPYQYVWSSIEGPLAARLDIGLPALGAVFSFYVVFQSLSQLPAGWWRDRRGPRHLTYLAAVLAGGGYVGLAYATTVWQLYVLYSLGAIGVGIIYTVAVNTAVKWFPDRTGLTTGFGTMAFAGGSALVVPYVRANATVAGYPDVLRTVGLAILVVLLVGAVVLRDPPDDWLDGDGRTNRTAMRDLAVSLRGRAYEPAEMLRTWQFWLLYAMFVATAAADLIVIANVVRFAEHLGLAAVVATAAATLLPLAAGVSRMILGEASDRFGRIHVMAASFVLAGIFRFGLVGAGTAGAPIAFVAMVVGSMFFSSPLYVYFPSVVADYYGAEHSSGNYAVLYTAKVGGGVFAGTVVGVLVAAFGWVPTVAFGGALALAAGLAALVLRPPSGAVPDGAGPNA, from the coding sequence ATGGAGGAGAATCGGAGCGTCGACTACGCCGAACATGCAAAGGAGATTCTCGGCGTTTCGCGGTGGTGGCAGATCGTCGCCGCAGGGGCGATGATGGCCGCCGTCAGTCCCTATCAGTACGTCTGGTCCTCGATCGAGGGGCCGCTGGCCGCACGGCTCGATATCGGTCTGCCAGCACTCGGGGCGGTCTTCTCATTTTACGTCGTTTTCCAGTCGCTATCGCAGCTTCCGGCGGGCTGGTGGCGCGACCGACGCGGTCCCCGCCATCTCACCTACCTCGCGGCGGTTCTGGCGGGTGGTGGATACGTCGGATTGGCGTACGCAACGACCGTCTGGCAGCTGTACGTCCTCTACTCGCTCGGCGCGATCGGCGTCGGGATCATCTACACGGTCGCCGTCAACACCGCGGTCAAGTGGTTCCCTGATCGAACGGGGCTCACAACTGGGTTCGGGACGATGGCGTTCGCGGGCGGAAGCGCGCTCGTCGTCCCGTACGTTCGGGCGAACGCCACCGTCGCTGGCTACCCCGACGTGCTCCGAACCGTCGGGCTCGCCATCCTCGTCGTGTTACTCGTCGGTGCCGTCGTACTTCGCGATCCGCCGGACGACTGGCTCGACGGTGACGGACGAACGAACAGAACGGCGATGCGTGATCTCGCCGTGTCGCTCCGCGGACGAGCCTACGAACCGGCCGAGATGCTTCGGACGTGGCAGTTCTGGCTCCTGTACGCGATGTTCGTTGCGACCGCCGCGGCGGACCTCATCGTCATCGCGAACGTCGTCCGGTTCGCCGAACACCTCGGGCTCGCCGCCGTCGTCGCGACCGCCGCGGCAACCCTCCTGCCGCTCGCCGCGGGCGTCTCGCGGATGATACTCGGCGAGGCCTCGGACCGGTTCGGCCGAATTCACGTGATGGCCGCCTCGTTCGTTCTCGCCGGTATCTTTCGATTCGGGTTGGTCGGGGCCGGGACGGCCGGCGCACCGATCGCGTTCGTCGCGATGGTCGTCGGCTCGATGTTCTTCTCGTCGCCGCTGTACGTCTACTTCCCGTCGGTCGTCGCCGACTACTACGGGGCCGAACACTCCTCAGGCAACTACGCGGTGTTGTACACCGCGAAAGTCGGCGGGGGCGTCTTCGCAGGCACGGTGGTCGGGGTCCTCGTAGCCGCGTTCGGCTGGGTTCCGACGGTGGCCTTCGGCGGCGCGCTCGCCCTCGCGGCCGGGCTCGCGGCGCTCGTCCTCCGCCCGCCGTCGGGAGCTGTTCCAGACGGTGCGGGGCCGAACGCGTGA
- a CDS encoding DUF7261 family protein, giving the protein MAKVNGARRERGQMILVAGIVLALLFVALALLVNAAIYTDNLATRGGDSAAEPLEYRASVVDSVGGLIDAENAAQTDLGIITSNVTNGTEAIDDTLRQYHLRRGATTNASVVPGSVNDGLLIQETETPGFTSWSANASSVRSFAIELDTTEMAAGSPFVIDMNGTTIDVAVSGDGNITVTGGTENVGCEVPPDANGMVRLDVTRERLGGEPCKFGWPTLDSDSEVGLTNAANGAGSYELTIDSADSTGEFPVGMDVKEALYSVEVALRMDTAKLRYETTVRIAPGEPDV; this is encoded by the coding sequence GTGGCGAAAGTGAACGGCGCACGACGCGAGCGCGGACAGATGATCCTCGTCGCGGGGATCGTGCTCGCGCTTCTCTTCGTCGCGCTTGCGCTGCTCGTCAACGCCGCGATATACACCGACAATCTCGCGACCCGCGGCGGTGATTCCGCCGCGGAACCACTCGAATATCGGGCCAGCGTCGTCGATTCGGTCGGTGGGTTGATCGACGCCGAAAACGCCGCACAGACGGATCTCGGAATCATCACCTCGAACGTCACGAACGGGACCGAGGCGATCGACGACACCCTCCGTCAGTATCACCTCAGACGGGGCGCAACGACGAACGCGTCGGTCGTTCCGGGAAGCGTCAACGACGGACTCCTGATCCAGGAGACTGAGACCCCCGGATTCACCAGTTGGAGCGCAAACGCGAGTTCGGTCAGAAGTTTCGCGATCGAACTTGACACGACGGAGATGGCTGCCGGTTCCCCGTTCGTGATCGATATGAACGGAACCACCATCGACGTGGCGGTAAGCGGAGACGGCAATATAACCGTAACCGGCGGGACCGAGAACGTCGGATGTGAGGTCCCACCCGATGCCAACGGCATGGTTCGACTCGACGTGACGCGCGAGCGACTCGGTGGCGAGCCCTGCAAGTTCGGTTGGCCGACGCTCGATAGCGACAGCGAGGTCGGATTGACGAACGCGGCGAACGGCGCTGGCTCCTACGAACTGACGATCGATTCGGCCGATTCGACTGGGGAGTTCCCGGTCGGAATGGACGTGAAAGAGGCGCTCTACAGCGTCGAGGTCGCTCTACGAATGGACACGGCGAAACTGCGGTACGAAACGACGGTGCGAATCGCACCGGGTGAACCCGATGTATGA
- a CDS encoding RNA-guided endonuclease InsQ/TnpB family protein — protein sequence MEDVIRTVKVKLDVPTERCDDLHQTKNQFLYCANTTAAWAWRHPNDYCITSKQNAENALYERLRDETELTANLVQKGIRRAIEATKSGVARLKKGDTTSQPYFNAWSVVYDKRSATFHRDHVSLSTVNGRVECDYVLPDDPEGTPIGEYLLNEDYEFRMSTLQYDRSTESFYLHARMRRTESDEQEQSTASFDAKHRTVLGVDLNVDGSLAVTSTGAFIGNADEMNHRRREFEKTRGSMHQTGTRSAHLSMQSMNDREHRWMQDELHRASNQILDEARAHDCTHIAFENLTDIRKRMAGAKRFHAWAFRRLYQYVEYKAEMYGIAVEQVSPAYTSQRCSMCGFTHELNRRSKHQFVCQKCEYELNADYNASKNIARKLLKRLHSGQTSSSGGAPCQCALTSGTLNLNGEFHASVDSTAEGESTDKPTSSLVGH from the coding sequence ATGGAGGACGTGATTCGCACCGTCAAAGTCAAACTCGATGTACCCACAGAGCGGTGCGACGACCTTCATCAGACGAAAAACCAGTTTCTCTACTGTGCCAATACGACGGCCGCGTGGGCATGGAGGCACCCGAACGACTACTGCATAACCTCGAAACAGAACGCCGAAAACGCCCTCTACGAGCGACTTCGCGATGAAACGGAGTTGACCGCAAATCTCGTCCAGAAAGGGATTCGACGCGCTATCGAAGCGACGAAAAGCGGTGTCGCCCGACTCAAAAAGGGAGATACCACCAGTCAACCCTACTTTAACGCGTGGAGCGTCGTCTACGACAAACGCTCTGCGACGTTCCACCGCGACCACGTATCTCTGTCCACGGTGAACGGTCGTGTTGAGTGCGACTACGTGCTTCCCGACGACCCTGAGGGAACGCCGATCGGTGAGTACCTGCTGAACGAAGACTACGAGTTCCGTATGTCCACGCTCCAGTACGACCGCTCCACGGAGTCGTTCTACCTCCACGCACGGATGCGCCGAACTGAAAGCGACGAGCAAGAGCAGTCGACGGCTTCTTTTGATGCCAAGCACAGAACAGTCCTTGGCGTTGACCTGAACGTGGACGGCTCGCTCGCCGTGACTTCGACAGGCGCGTTCATCGGAAACGCCGACGAGATGAACCATCGACGCCGAGAATTTGAGAAGACTCGCGGGTCGATGCACCAGACAGGAACGCGGTCGGCGCACCTGTCGATGCAGTCGATGAACGACCGCGAACACCGCTGGATGCAGGATGAACTCCACCGGGCGTCAAACCAGATTCTCGACGAAGCCCGTGCCCACGACTGTACGCACATCGCGTTCGAGAATCTGACCGACATCCGCAAGCGGATGGCAGGTGCGAAACGCTTCCATGCATGGGCATTCCGACGCTTGTACCAGTACGTCGAATACAAGGCCGAGATGTACGGCATTGCGGTCGAACAAGTGAGTCCGGCGTACACGAGTCAGCGGTGTTCGATGTGCGGGTTTACGCACGAATTGAATCGACGATCGAAACACCAGTTTGTATGTCAGAAGTGCGAGTACGAACTGAACGCGGATTATAACGCGAGCAAGAACATCGCTCGGAAACTGCTCAAACGACTCCACTCGGGGCAGACGTCTTCGAGTGGAGGCGCACCCTGTCAGTGTGCGCTGACGTCAGGGACGCTGAACCTGAACGGCGAGTTCCACGCCTCCGTCGATTCGACGGCAGAAGGGGAGTCCACTGACAAGCCCACGAGTTCACTCGTGGGTCACTGA
- a CDS encoding DUF7287 family protein yields the protein MRGRARGQTTLDFAVGTGVFLLAVLFVVTYAPTMFDPFTSGTGTKLIVADRAATTLSGDVLATSTAAPGTLALGCVAELFDESVDGATCSATADFDDLDGLLSLDGRHAEVTIHELGNPISTPASPGWATGDLQRETDDSTPTDAAVAARTISIDSHRYRLTVRVW from the coding sequence ATGAGAGGACGAGCGCGCGGACAGACGACGCTCGATTTCGCTGTCGGAACCGGCGTGTTCCTCCTCGCCGTGCTCTTCGTCGTCACCTACGCGCCCACGATGTTCGACCCCTTCACGAGTGGGACGGGGACGAAGCTCATCGTCGCCGATCGAGCGGCGACGACGCTCTCGGGCGACGTGCTCGCCACCTCGACAGCGGCCCCCGGAACGCTCGCGCTCGGTTGTGTCGCCGAACTCTTCGATGAGTCCGTCGACGGGGCGACCTGTTCTGCGACCGCCGACTTCGACGATCTCGATGGGCTCCTCTCGCTCGACGGGCGGCACGCCGAGGTGACGATCCACGAACTCGGGAACCCGATCTCGACGCCGGCATCGCCCGGCTGGGCGACCGGCGACCTCCAGCGGGAGACTGACGATTCGACGCCGACCGACGCTGCCGTCGCGGCGCGGACTATCTCGATCGACAGCCACCGGTATCGACTCACGGTTCGGGTGTGGTAG